Proteins co-encoded in one Cydia strobilella chromosome 14, ilCydStro3.1, whole genome shotgun sequence genomic window:
- the LOC134747447 gene encoding uncharacterized protein LOC134747447, translated as MYQLWTKINIWPSKDLVQYYMPEHFKNYNINIRASWSSYKHANTLKVLVGATPGGLISYCSPAYAGSVSDRQTIERSDLTSKCESGDCILADRGFNIQDMFADKNIAVNIPTFMKGKTQLPGLTVLKDRDLASKRVHIERLIGLTKTYKILKSDMDHSYIPIAGKIFYICTMCCNFRESIMK; from the exons ATGTATCAACTTTGGACGAAAATTAACATATGGCCAAGTAAAGATTTGGTTCAGTACTACATGCCTgaacattttaaaaattataatattaacattAGG GCATCTTGGAGCAGCTACAAACATGCCAATACACTTAAAGTGCTTGTTGGAGCTACTCCAGGGGGGCTAATATCATACTGTTCTCCTGCATATGCTGGATCTGTAAGTGACAGACAAACAATAGAAAGAAGTGATTTAACGAGTAAATGTGAAAGTGGTGACTGTATCTTGGCAGATCGCGGATTCAATATTCAAGACATGTTTGCAGACAAAAACATTGCTGTTAATATTCCAACATTTATGAAAGGTAAAACACAGTTGCCAGGGTTAACAGTATTAAAAGATAGAGATTTAGCTAGTAAAAGGGTGCACATTGAACGTTTAATAGGTCTTACTAAgacttacaaaatattaaaaagtgatATGGATCACAGTTATATTCCTATAGcgggtaaaatattttatatatgtactaTGTGTTGTAATTTTAGGGAAagcataatgaaatga